The genomic DNA CGCTGGAATTATGGATTGGATTCTGGCCCATGCTGGCAGGACGCCGGCCTGATACGTGAGGTAAATTCATGTCTGATCACAAGCAAGCCTCCTGGAAGTCCGGGGACATCAAACCTGTCTCAGAAAAACAGCGTATTGAACAGTTAGATGTGTTACGAGGCATCGCTGTTCTTGGCATTTTTGTGATGAATGTGCAGGCATTTGCAATGCCAGCGATTTTGTATATCGACCCGATGGCGATGGGGGAGATCAACAGCGGTGAGTACGTTGCTTGGTATCTGACTCAGGTGTTCGCAAATACCAAATTCATGGCCATCTTTACGGTGCTCTTTGGCGCTGGATTAGCAATGATGGCGGCGAAGGCAAAGGCTGCTCACAGATCGGCCAGCGGCATTCAATATCGGCGTCTTGCATGGCTCCTCGTGATTGGTCTGTTACACGCTTACGTTCTCTTTTATGGCGATGTCTTAGTCTCCTATGCACTGCTGGGTATGCTGGTTTGGCTGCTGGTTGGTTTGCCAATACCTGCGATGTTGGCAATTGCTTGCGCCTGTATGGGAATCTGGTTCTTACAGACGTTTTCTTTCACACACTTCATGGAAAGTGAGATGGCGGAAAAAGGCGTTGACCTGTGGCAAATGAGCCCCGAAGCCATCGAGTGGGAAATGAGCCTACGGTCCGGCAGTTTTGCAGATCAGCTCAATTGGCGGATTCCGACTGCGATAAAGGTGCAAATCTGGTGGACGCTGGTCATGACTGGTCTCAAGACAATTGCAATGATGCTGATTGGGGCTGTTTTGCTGCGATGGTCTTTGCTCAGGGGTCGACATCGGGCCACCGAGTGGGCAATGTTGGCCGGTGGACTTGCTTTGGGTTTACCACTGGTGATTGTGGGTATTGAGCTCTATGAGAGCACCACCAACACACCTCTCGGCGTGGGCCTGATTGAGTGCATGAAGGAGGCGGGAAATCTTGCTCTGGCCGCTGCTTGGATTGGTGGCGTGCTGCTTCTATGTCGAAGTGAAAGCCTTCGTTGGCTGCGGACCATTCTGGCACCTGTCGGACGCATGGCATTGACGGCCTACATTTTTGAGTCAGTCATCGCTGGATGGATCTTTTATGGTCATGGCCTAGGCTGGGTTGGGCAAGTGAGTCGTGTGGAGCAGTTCTATATCGTTGTGGTGGTCTGGATTGGCCTGCTCGTGGGGTGCTCACTCTGGCTGTCTTGGTTCCGCTTCGGGCCGCTGGAGTGGATCTGGCGAATGTTGACATATTGGCGCTTCGAGGTGATTCGGCGCAGGGATTGAAGCATCTCCGGGTAGAGTATGAGTGGATCATTCAGCAAGGAGGCAGATGACCACTTCTTTTACAGCGATATGCAGTGACTTCTACGTCAACCAAAAATTGGCGTTGAAAATGGATCTTCCGCCAAACCGGAACACTGTTTTGGACATGTTTGATCGTGTCCGGCGGCAACTGCCTTTCATGGATCAGTTTCGGCGGTATGACGGTGAGCTCGCGCTGGAATCAGTTGAGTCAGATGCTCGATACAGTTGGCTTGCACTTCGAAGGACATCGATCCGTAGCGGCTGGGTCAATCCCAAGTCCATCGAGGAGGCTTACTCGCTGCATCAGTTGATCTTAGAAGTGGCGCCTTATTTCCTGTCAATAAGTCCATTGGATGTGGACTACCTCGAACTTGTCTTCGGATTTGACCTGCAGGCACCGATGAATCGAAATGAGGTTGTGATGAGCGCCTTGTTGCCAGACTCGCCATTGACGGCATTGGTCGATTCTGACCGGGAATCGCTGCTGGAAGCGCAGCCCTTTGTCGGTTTTGCGCTCAATGACGACTGTGACT from Phycisphaerales bacterium includes the following:
- a CDS encoding DUF418 domain-containing protein; protein product: MSDHKQASWKSGDIKPVSEKQRIEQLDVLRGIAVLGIFVMNVQAFAMPAILYIDPMAMGEINSGEYVAWYLTQVFANTKFMAIFTVLFGAGLAMMAAKAKAAHRSASGIQYRRLAWLLVIGLLHAYVLFYGDVLVSYALLGMLVWLLVGLPIPAMLAIACACMGIWFLQTFSFTHFMESEMAEKGVDLWQMSPEAIEWEMSLRSGSFADQLNWRIPTAIKVQIWWTLVMTGLKTIAMMLIGAVLLRWSLLRGRHRATEWAMLAGGLALGLPLVIVGIELYESTTNTPLGVGLIECMKEAGNLALAAAWIGGVLLLCRSESLRWLRTILAPVGRMALTAYIFESVIAGWIFYGHGLGWVGQVSRVEQFYIVVVVWIGLLVGCSLWLSWFRFGPLEWIWRMLTYWRFEVIRRRD